From a region of the Fischerella sp. JS2 genome:
- a CDS encoding plasmid segregation centromere-binding protein ParR, whose translation MFQWSKKVVKSVTFNPGVADESLLALIESQLEKDPNKTFSDLCKEALWQALCVPESVRPSPPPTPQPVPTQGVEPQLAELQRQLADLEERFFVKESNRLEMMERHLTQLSQQVAQLAIMVHQTSAIQSPIPSTPISEVVNNTASTSYTAVPPQDVDPVISRLSQYLDDF comes from the coding sequence ATGTTCCAATGGTCAAAAAAGGTGGTTAAATCGGTTACGTTCAACCCAGGGGTGGCTGACGAGAGTTTGTTAGCGCTTATCGAAAGCCAATTGGAGAAAGATCCCAACAAGACTTTCAGCGACCTCTGTAAAGAGGCCCTGTGGCAAGCTTTATGTGTGCCGGAATCAGTAAGACCAAGCCCACCGCCTACTCCACAACCAGTACCGACACAAGGAGTAGAACCACAACTAGCTGAACTGCAAAGGCAATTAGCTGACCTTGAGGAACGTTTTTTTGTTAAAGAATCTAATCGATTGGAGATGATGGAACGCCACTTAACACAACTCAGTCAACAAGTGGCACAGCTGGCAATTATGGTTCATCAAACATCAGCCATACAATCGCCGATACCATCAACACCTATATCAGAAGTAGTAAATAATACTGCTTCTACTTCTTATACTGCTGTACCTCCTCAAGATGTTGATCCTGTAATTAGTCGTCTTAGTCAGTATCTGGATGATTTCTAG
- a CDS encoding Gfo/Idh/MocA family oxidoreductase, which produces MRVQESSMSAGEQNGHAHRTQPRPIRIGVIGVGNMGQHHARILSSMKDVELVGVADINVERGLETASRYKVRFFEDYCDLLPHVEAVCIAVPTRLHYAVGISCLLAGIHVLVEKPIAASISEAESLVNAAAESGCILQVGHIERFSPAFQELSKVLKTEEVLALEAHRMSPYSNRANDVSVVLDLMIHDIDLLLELAASPVVKLTASGNRTLDSGYLDYVTATLGFANGIVATLTASKVTHRKIRSIVAHCKTSYTEADFLKNEILIHRHTIANSMTDYRQVLYKQDGVIEKVYTSNTDKLGAELEHFVNCVRGGNQPSVGGEQALKALRLASLIEQMALEERVWNPLDWESESRVQSLTPTV; this is translated from the coding sequence ATGAGAGTGCAAGAAAGCAGCATGTCAGCAGGAGAACAAAACGGACACGCACACCGTACCCAGCCCCGCCCGATCCGCATAGGCGTGATCGGGGTGGGTAATATGGGGCAACATCATGCCCGTATCCTAAGTTCCATGAAAGACGTTGAACTGGTTGGTGTTGCAGATATAAACGTCGAACGAGGCTTAGAAACCGCCAGTAGATATAAGGTGCGTTTTTTTGAGGATTACTGCGATCTGCTGCCCCATGTGGAAGCGGTCTGCATTGCCGTTCCCACGCGCCTACATTACGCTGTGGGAATTTCTTGCCTTTTGGCAGGAATTCACGTTTTGGTAGAAAAACCGATCGCAGCCAGTATTTCTGAGGCAGAATCGCTAGTCAATGCCGCAGCCGAATCTGGTTGTATTCTCCAAGTAGGTCACATTGAACGCTTTAGTCCAGCCTTTCAGGAATTGAGCAAAGTGTTGAAGACTGAGGAAGTGTTGGCATTAGAAGCCCATCGTATGAGTCCTTACTCAAATCGTGCCAACGACGTCTCAGTTGTTCTGGATTTAATGATCCATGATATTGACTTACTGTTGGAATTAGCCGCCTCACCAGTGGTGAAACTAACGGCTAGTGGTAATCGTACCTTAGACTCTGGTTATTTAGATTACGTGACTGCAACTTTAGGATTTGCTAATGGCATTGTTGCCACCTTGACTGCCAGCAAAGTCACTCACCGCAAAATCCGTAGTATAGTCGCCCATTGTAAAACTTCATATACAGAGGCAGATTTTCTCAAGAATGAAATTTTGATTCATCGTCATACCATAGCTAACTCTATGACAGACTATCGGCAAGTGCTTTACAAGCAAGATGGTGTGATTGAAAAAGTTTATACTAGCAATACTGATAAATTGGGGGCAGAATTGGAACATTTTGTCAACTGCGTACGTGGTGGTAATCAACCTTCGGTTGGCGGCGAACAAGCACTTAAAGCTTTAAGATTGGCAAGTCTAATTGAGCAAATGGCTTTGGAAGAAAGAGTTTGGAATCCATTGGATTGGGAATCTGAATCGAGAGTACAATCTTTGACACCTACCGTTTAA
- the queC gene encoding 7-cyano-7-deazaguanine synthase QueC — MKAVILLSGGLDSSTVLYQALADSCECYAISFDYQQRHKRELHSALAIAKTAGVVQNQIVTFDLRQWGGSALTDDTIDLPQKRSLEEMSQNIPVTYVPARNTIFLSFALAYAETIAAERVYIGINALDYSGYPDCRPDYIQAMQEVFRLGTKQGREGKVITIVAPLLNLKKTEIIQLGNKLGVPWELTWSCYAGGDIACGVCDACQLRLAAFAELGLKDPLAYR; from the coding sequence ATGAAAGCCGTTATTTTATTGTCTGGGGGATTAGACTCTTCCACTGTTCTCTACCAAGCACTAGCAGATAGTTGTGAGTGTTATGCTATTTCCTTTGACTACCAGCAACGGCATAAACGAGAGTTACACTCAGCATTAGCGATCGCAAAAACAGCTGGTGTAGTCCAAAATCAAATAGTAACCTTTGACTTACGGCAGTGGGGCGGTTCGGCACTTACAGATGACACTATTGATTTACCCCAAAAGCGTTCTTTAGAAGAAATGTCGCAAAATATTCCTGTTACCTACGTACCAGCACGAAATACTATCTTTTTGAGCTTTGCCCTAGCCTACGCCGAAACTATCGCCGCCGAACGTGTCTACATTGGTATTAATGCCCTAGATTACTCTGGGTATCCTGATTGCCGTCCTGATTATATCCAAGCAATGCAGGAAGTCTTTCGTTTGGGAACAAAACAAGGACGTGAAGGCAAGGTCATTACTATTGTTGCACCTCTACTTAACCTCAAAAAAACTGAAATTATTCAGCTAGGTAATAAGTTGGGAGTTCCTTGGGAACTGACTTGGTCTTGCTACGCTGGTGGTGATATTGCGTGTGGTGTCTGCGATGCTTGTCAGCTACGTCTTGCTGCTTTTGCTGAATTAGGACTTAAAGATCCACTGGCTTATAGATAA
- a CDS encoding ParM/StbA family protein, with amino-acid sequence MTDQPSAATPMNAAAIPMNRVSASTPINATPTPTVSSSTGKKILSVDLGRTSTKACVSREPGNVIFVSANVKEMSMEQVRGGVFEARATDPLMDLWLEYQGSGYAVGQLAADFGANLGVGQSKVEDALVKTLACAGYFKLKDDISVVLGLPYLSQEQFEKEKAQLISQLSGPHTMKFRGEDVSLNISKVWVMPEGYGSLLWCEAQPKKTAAMPDFTKVSVAIVDIGHQTIDCLMVDNFRFARGASKSEDFGMSKFYELVAAEIEGADSQSLALIAAVNRPKGDRYYRPRGAGKPANLDDFLPNLIEMFSREICSRVLAWLPERVTDVILTGGGGEFFWEDVQRLLKEAKINAHLASPSRQANALGQFIYAEAQLSANRSSRA; translated from the coding sequence ATGACAGACCAACCTTCCGCAGCCACCCCGATGAATGCCGCAGCCATACCAATGAATAGAGTATCGGCATCGACTCCGATCAACGCTACTCCTACACCAACAGTCAGTAGCAGCACAGGTAAAAAGATTCTTAGTGTTGACTTAGGTAGAACTTCCACAAAAGCTTGTGTTAGTCGCGAACCAGGGAATGTAATATTCGTCTCCGCCAACGTTAAAGAAATGTCGATGGAACAAGTGCGGGGAGGCGTTTTTGAAGCCCGCGCCACAGATCCTTTGATGGATTTATGGTTGGAGTATCAAGGTAGTGGCTATGCTGTCGGTCAACTAGCTGCCGATTTTGGTGCTAATTTGGGTGTAGGTCAATCTAAAGTAGAAGATGCACTTGTGAAAACTTTGGCTTGTGCTGGTTACTTCAAGCTCAAAGATGACATTTCTGTTGTGTTGGGTTTGCCTTACCTTTCCCAAGAACAGTTTGAAAAGGAAAAAGCCCAGCTAATTAGCCAATTGAGTGGTCCTCACACAATGAAGTTTCGCGGCGAAGATGTGTCGTTAAACATCAGTAAGGTTTGGGTAATGCCAGAAGGCTATGGTAGTCTCTTGTGGTGCGAAGCCCAACCGAAAAAAACCGCAGCAATGCCAGATTTTACTAAGGTATCAGTAGCGATTGTTGATATTGGACATCAAACCATCGATTGCTTGATGGTAGATAACTTCCGCTTTGCCCGAGGTGCTTCTAAAAGTGAAGACTTTGGTATGAGTAAGTTTTATGAACTAGTAGCCGCCGAAATAGAAGGAGCAGATAGTCAATCTTTGGCTTTAATCGCTGCTGTTAACCGTCCCAAAGGCGATCGATACTACCGTCCTAGAGGTGCAGGCAAACCTGCCAACCTAGATGATTTTCTGCCCAACTTGATAGAAATGTTTTCGCGTGAAATTTGCAGTCGTGTGTTAGCATGGCTACCAGAGCGTGTCACTGATGTGATTCTCACCGGTGGCGGTGGGGAGTTCTTCTGGGAAGACGTTCAACGTCTGTTGAAAGAAGCAAAAATTAATGCCCACTTAGCATCGCCATCACGACAAGCTAACGCTCTAGGTCAGTTCATTTATGCAGAGGCACAGCTATCCGCTAATCGCTCTTCTAGGGCTTAA
- a CDS encoding DedA family protein, whose product MTDWIKTTIESMGYVGIALLMFLENLFPPIPSELIMPLAGYTANLPDAKLNITGVFFAGLVGSVLGALIWYYPGKFLGENRLKVWADRYGKWITITSKDITKSKHWFDKQGNKAVLFGRLVPGVRTLISIPAGISNMPLPSFIFYTTVGSAVWVGLLTYSGYILGSQYELVDKYLAPVSKIVFAVILLAFLVLVLKRKHKRRRR is encoded by the coding sequence ATGACAGATTGGATCAAAACCACTATCGAATCTATGGGCTATGTGGGAATTGCCCTGCTGATGTTCCTTGAGAACCTCTTTCCCCCTATTCCTTCGGAATTGATCATGCCCCTAGCAGGATATACGGCAAATTTACCAGATGCGAAGCTCAACATTACTGGTGTATTTTTTGCAGGGCTAGTAGGTTCTGTGCTAGGCGCACTCATCTGGTACTATCCTGGTAAATTTCTTGGGGAAAACCGTTTAAAAGTCTGGGCAGATAGATATGGTAAGTGGATAACCATTACTAGTAAAGATATTACCAAGTCTAAACATTGGTTTGATAAGCAAGGTAACAAAGCTGTACTGTTTGGACGCCTAGTACCAGGAGTTCGTACCTTGATTTCTATACCCGCAGGCATCAGCAATATGCCCTTGCCATCTTTTATATTTTATACAACTGTGGGTAGCGCTGTTTGGGTAGGTTTGCTAACATACTCAGGATATATATTGGGTAGCCAATATGAACTTGTGGACAAGTACCTTGCTCCTGTATCAAAAATTGTGTTTGCGGTTATACTTTTAGCATTTCTTGTCTTGGTATTAAAGCGGAAGCACAAACGTAGGAGAAGATAA
- a CDS encoding hemolysin family protein, translating to MIGFPSLNWTDVGLRLLSVLLLIAINAFFVTAEFSMVTVRRSRIHQLVEAGDIQALAVEVLQRSIDRLLSTTQLGITLSSLALGWIGESTIVVLVKSWLQSWPLPGGINIAIAHSLSIPIAFFFIAYLQIVLGELCPKSVAMLYSEQLARFLGPSVKAIVRFFNPFIWILNQSTRYLLRLFGIEYTGQSWRPPVTPEELQLIISTERESTGLEAGERELLKNVFEFGEVTTQAVMVPRNNIVVLPQDATLQTFLEQMVATGYSCFPMIGESLEDIRGIVYFQDLAKPLVVGKLVLETPIQPLIRPVRFVPEHTPLSELLPMMQQEKLGMVIVVDEFGGTVGLVTIQDVIAQIIGDIGVAENNNELLIEFLDDQTFLVQAQINLEELNDVLHLNLPLRREYQTLAGFMLYQLQKIPALGETLRYHNLELTVTSLEGPRLHQIQVRICE from the coding sequence GTGATAGGTTTTCCTAGCTTGAACTGGACGGATGTGGGGCTGCGATTGTTGTCAGTGCTGCTACTGATTGCCATCAATGCTTTTTTTGTTACGGCAGAATTTTCGATGGTAACAGTACGGCGATCGCGTATTCATCAGTTAGTAGAAGCTGGTGACATACAAGCACTAGCCGTTGAAGTTCTACAGCGTAGTATAGACCGATTGTTGTCTACAACTCAGTTGGGAATTACTCTCTCAAGTTTGGCGCTGGGGTGGATTGGAGAAAGCACAATTGTTGTTCTAGTCAAATCATGGCTACAATCGTGGCCTCTTCCTGGAGGAATAAATATTGCGATCGCTCATTCTTTATCAATCCCGATTGCCTTTTTTTTCATTGCTTACTTGCAAATTGTTTTAGGAGAACTGTGTCCCAAATCAGTGGCAATGCTGTATTCAGAACAACTTGCACGATTTTTAGGCCCTTCTGTCAAAGCAATTGTCCGGTTTTTTAATCCCTTTATTTGGATTCTCAACCAATCAACTCGCTATTTGTTACGACTTTTTGGCATTGAGTATACAGGTCAAAGTTGGAGACCACCTGTTACTCCTGAAGAATTACAATTAATTATCTCTACAGAACGTGAATCTACTGGATTAGAAGCTGGAGAACGAGAACTACTGAAAAATGTTTTTGAGTTTGGGGAAGTAACAACACAAGCAGTCATGGTTCCCCGCAACAACATAGTAGTGCTGCCTCAAGATGCCACTTTGCAAACTTTTCTTGAACAAATGGTAGCCACTGGTTACTCTTGTTTCCCAATGATTGGAGAATCTTTAGAAGACATTCGTGGTATCGTTTACTTTCAAGACTTAGCCAAACCCTTAGTTGTAGGCAAGTTAGTTTTAGAAACACCAATTCAACCGTTAATACGCCCAGTAAGATTTGTACCAGAACATACTCCTTTAAGTGAATTATTACCGATGATGCAGCAAGAGAAGTTGGGCATGGTAATAGTAGTAGATGAATTTGGTGGTACGGTTGGATTGGTAACAATTCAAGATGTAATTGCCCAAATTATTGGTGATATCGGTGTTGCAGAAAATAACAATGAATTACTAATTGAGTTTTTAGATGACCAAACATTCTTAGTACAAGCGCAAATTAACTTAGAAGAGTTGAACGATGTCTTACATCTTAATTTGCCTTTGCGAAGAGAATACCAAACCCTAGCAGGCTTTATGCTATACCAATTGCAGAAAATTCCTGCCTTGGGTGAAACTCTCCGTTACCATAATTTAGAATTAACTGTTACGTCACTCGAAGGACCCCGCTTGCACCAAATTCAGGTAAGAATATGTGAGTAA